The sequence TCTTGAAATAGATTTACAAACAGACATAGCGGCAGGTGCACCGACAGGAGTCCTTGTCCTACGGAAAAGATTTTAATCGTACCTTGCGGAGGCGCAACGTGCGTTTGGACTATCACGTGCGTTTCTCAAATCCGTCCTCCATTCCATTACGGACTACGGACTTTGAGATTATCTTAACAGAATAAGGGAGAATTCTATGCCATTAGAACTATCAGGTCTTTTGGAGGCACTCAATTCGGTTACTGCGATTCCTATCGTTCCTTTCGATGGGGACAAGATTGATTATACCGGACACGCCAAAAACATTGACTATTTGATGCGCAATAACTATCTTGACGAAGGACGACAGCGTGTCATTGCTATCGCTGGGACAAGTCTGGTCCATCATATCAGTGAAACCGAGCAGCTGCGTCTTATCGATCAAACCGGACAACAGATGGGGGATGACGGGATCCTTATGTCCGGGATTGTGCCGAATCCGATCCGTCAAGCCGGTCAACTCATCGAGGCACAATCTGAGCTCCATAAACCGCCAGATGTGTATCTACTTATGCCCTTGACAGGAATTTCCAGTCCAGAGGGTATCTACCAACAGTACATGGAATTCGGTGAGAGATATGGGACCGATTGTGGGGCGCGCTTTCTCTACTATTTTCGTCAGAAACGCGACTTAGAAGCCGTCATTCGTCTCCTAAACGATTCACCCCATTTCGTCGGTGTGAAGGTCGGGACAGGTGAAGAGGATGTCGTGCCACTCGTCGAAGGGGTTGGAGACAGCGGAATCGTGATGTGGGGCATCGGGGATAGATGTACCCGTCCTGCCCAACTGGGTACGAAGGGGCATACCTCTGGTATTGCGGTAGCGTTTGCGCGTGCTTCTGACGAGATTAACAACGTCCAGCGCAGGGGAGACTACGAAACCTCCGCCCGTATTGAAACCGACATTGCACCGCTTGAGGAGATCCGTTTCATGAACGAGCGCGTCTACAACTATTCTGCTGTTGTTGAAGCGATGATCTTAAGCGGTTTCGACGATATTGTCGCTGGGACGGGGGGTCCATTTAATCCGCGGGTTCCGTCCGAAATTCAGGAACACCTCCGCGAAGTCGCGCAAAACTTAAAGCGGTATCATTAGGACCTGAGAGTGAGATTTTTACTATGTCTTACGATAGTTTAGCACTTCGTCTGGTCGTCCAGGAATTGCGTGAAACCCTTTTAGGCGGCACAATTCGACACATTGAGCAGGCGAACCCCCACACCTTTTCATTTAGAATCGGTCGCGGTGTCCAGACGCATTGGTTGACTTTATCAGCACATTCATTGCATGCCCGCGCACACCTCATCCAGAAACCGCCATCTGGACAAAAACAATCCTATCTGGCGGATTTTCTCACAACGCATCTCAGACGCGGTACGATTACTGCGATTGAACAACTCGGTTGGGATCGGATACTCAAGATAACTGTTCAACCTGTTTCCGATGAACCGATACAGCCACCTCCTAAAGCGATTATCGCCGAATTTATGGGCAAACATAGCAACATTATCCTGATTGACGCAACGGACGACAGGATTTTGGAGAGTCTCAAACGTATTGACGAGACAATGAGTCGGCATCGGGAGATTTTGCCCGGTGAAACTTATATGTTGCCACCGCAGCAAGAGAAATTAAATCCGCTGACGCTGGATGAAGCAGCATTCACTGAACTTGTTGGTGGACAAGCAGAGGTGCGTTGGCGATACCTCTTTAACAAAATTGACGGTTTGAGTCCGACGCTCGCAAAAGAGATCGTCGCACGAGCACCGGAAACAGGACTCTGGGAGGCGTATCAACAGGTTATCGACTGTTTCGATGTGGCGCAGGCTTCACCGCAACTGCTCATGGATGGAGGTGAACCGATTGCGGCGTCGGCTATGGCCCTTCATCAGTTTCCGCAGGCTTCCTCTCAAGTGTTTGACACAATGAGTGACGCGCTTACGGCGTATTACGAGGCGGTTACTTTAAAGGAGAATATCGTTTCGGAACGCCGGACCCTCACGCAAGCGTTGAAGAAACAGGAGAATCTGCTCCAGCGGAAAGCGGATGGGCTGCACGCCGATCTGGGACGTGCAGAGAAGGCGGAGGATTATCGGATTCAGGGTGAGTTGCTTCTCGCGAACCTACACGCGATGACTCGCGGGCAGAAGCAGGTCGCGTTGCAAAATTATTACAGTCCTGACCTCGAAATGTTGTCGATTCCGCTGAATCCGGAGCAAAGTCCGTCCGAGAACGCGCAGGCCTATTTCAAGAAATACACAAAAGCGAAACGCGGACATTCACGTATCCAGCAACTCATTTCGGATATAGAGGCGGATCAGGAGACACTTCGGCTATACGCCTCCAAATTGGAAGCCGCTGATTCTTTGGAGGCACTGCAACGGCTACGGACGGAGTTCGTCGCGAACGGGTATCTCAAGTCACCGCAGCGGGGTAAGCAGAAACAGGAGGTGGGCGACGGTCCCTTCCGAAGGTATACCTCTGTCAACGGCTTCCAGATGTATGTTGGGCGGAACAGTCAATCGAACGACCTGCTCTTGCGTCAAATTGCCAAGCCGCGCGATATGTGGCTGCATGCGAAGCAGATTCACGGTTCACACGTCATTATCCGCAATCCAGAGAATCGTCAGGATATTCCAATGCCGACGTTGTTACAAGCGGCACAACTCGCGGCTTACTACAGCAAGGCGCATCATGCCAGCAATGTGCCTGTTGACTATACGTGGGCGCGGTATGTCGTGAAGCGGAAGGGGAACGTCGCAGGATATGTGCATTACACGCGCGAGAAGACGCTGTTTGTGGAGCCAGCAGTGCCGTCGCGAAAAGAATGAAATTATCCTGAAAATCCTTGAATCCTGATTCAGATAACTGAAAACTGAATCTCTTTGACCATCCCACCAAAATGTATGGACATTGGTTCATAATCGTGTTATACTATCCCCCAAAATGAACAGAGGAGACATTCTTATGAAGCTGGTTAAGTGGTTCACACTGATCGCACTGCTCTGTACTGTCAGTCTTTTTACGACGGGTATCGCTACGGCGTTAGACGAATGGATACATGTGGATATAGAACCGTATTCCAACACGAAGTTGGTTAAACACCAGTGGTGGACGAAGCAGCCCGGGGATAGCACGCTTTCCCGTTTACCTATCGGTGAGGTGGATGCGTTTGAGGGACCGGACGGGAAAGTAGAGTTTAAAATTATAGACGGTGCGATTGTTATCTTCGGCACCAATGCTGTGATATGGCCCAAAGCGGTTGAGGGCATCGTGGTTGGGGGCAAGGCAAAGTTCGTCTATTTCTTACACGCGACCGGATGGGAACAGAACGGCGTTCCAAGCTACAAGTTCGTGATGCACTATCGGACCGGAAAGAAGGAAGAGCTTGAAATGATTTCAGGTTTTAACTCGGATGATTGGTGCCACGAAGAGGCCCCACTGAAAGATGATAATTCTGTCTGGGGATGGGTAAAGAAGGAGGGCGGCCCTTGTGGACACGCAGGGTTGGTTACCACAAAGTGGGAAAACCCGCGACCCGATGATTGGATTGAGACGATAGATGCCGTCTCTTTGGAATTGGGTTCAGTGCCTGTCATTCCAGCAATTACTTTAGGCGAAGCGACACTCGCAGTGGAGCCTGCGGAGAAATTGGCTGTTACTTGGGGAAGTTTGAAAAATCGGCGCGGACGTTAAAGTCCCTCCACTCATAGGCGAGGTTAAGAAACCTCGCCTATTTTTTTTCTCTTCGCGTGCTACAATATTAAAATTGACTTTATGCATCCTGTATGCTATAATTATATTAGCGATTTGTAGTCGCAAAACTTTCGATTATGCAATATTACAACAGTCAATAGTACCCACACGCTAAAGCGTGGGGAAACTTGTGCTTCCTCGCGGTAAGCGTTCTTCCCGCAGGTTGAACGTCTAACAACCGCTCCACTTTAGGCAGCCAAGCCTGCCCGTTTGATGTTGATAGCAGCGTTTACGTCTCGGTCGTGGTGAGAACCACATTCAGGACATGTCCACTGTCTATCCGAAAGAGAGAGTTCTTTGTTAGGGTGTCCACAATCACTGCAAGGCTTCGTCGTTGCAGTCCACTGACTGATTTTGACAAGGTTTTTTCCGTGCTTTGTACACTTCTGTTCCAATATCTGCAGAAACTGGTAGAAGGCATGATCAGAAACTGTGCGTCCCCAGAGGCGTTTCATGCCGTCAAGGTTCAGCGTTTCAAAGCAAAGCGTATCAAACTCTGTGCAGAGTTCGGTTGCCAGTTTCCATTGCCAATCGAAGCGTTGTCGGGCAATCTTTCGATGAAGTCTTGCCAAAGCACGACAGGCACGATACCAATTGCCAGAACCTTTGACTTTCCGACTGAGGGTCTTGTTGAGAGATTGCAACGTTTTTAGAGATTGTTTGAGAAATTGCGGGGATTGAATCTTATCACCTGCGTCGCTGGTGAGGAATGTTTTGTTTCCATAATCAAATCCTGCGCTCTTACCCGTCTTGGGTTTGGGTTCGGAATCGTCAACATTCTCACACGAAAAGTATATCCAATAGTCACCGCATCTGTCACGTTTGATCGTGATTGTCTTGATGAGACCTTTGATGTCGCGGTGTTTGTGGAAAGAGAACCATGTATCTATGCAATTGATTTTGATGCGATTGTCTTCAAGCTGATAGCCGGCTTGTGTGAACGTCATGGAGTTGTATTTGTGACGCGGCTTGATTTTCGGTCTGCCGACTTTACGGTTCGTGAGTCCTGCTTTGCGGTCTTTCTTGTTCTGAAAAAATGCGTCTTGGGATTTGCCATACCGCAATACAACATCTTGCACCACTTGACTCGGCAGGTCTTTCCAATGCGGTTTCGTCCGTTTCTTGAGTTTCGCAATATGTTTTTTGAGTTTGTATGCCGATACATCTTTTCCGAACATACGACGATACCGACGCGACAACAGCAGGATATGCAAGTGGATGCCCCACATCTCATCAATCATGTTGCCGAGTTTGATGACGTTCTTTTGAGACTGGAGTTTGAACCCGTATGCTTTTCTCATGGTATATCCGTTATCCGTCTTTATCCCCTTCCAAGTGGGAGGAAACCAGCACGTTACCGAGAGGTAACGCTTGGAATGCTGGTCTCCAACGGATATTCTAATTATACCACAATTTTACACCAAAGTCAAATCTTTTTTTGACACAACTATAGGCGGTGTCTACATCCCTGCTCTAAAGGACGGGGGTTTGACACCGAAGATTTTGCTAAAATTAATACAGGAGGATTTCAATGCCAGCAAAACAAATTATCTTTGACGAAGAAGCGAGGGTGGCACTCAAGCGGGGCGCGGATACACTCGCCGATGCCGTGAAGGTTACCCTCGGTCCCCGTGGCAGAAATGTTGTCATTCAAAAATCTTTCGGGGCACCGCTGGTAACATGTGATGGTGTCACCGTCGCAAAAGAAATTGAACTCCCGGACCCCTATGAAAATATGGGTGCCCAGTTACTCGAATCTATTGCAACGAAGACAAACGATGTCGCGGGTGATGGAACGACCACTGCTACCTTGCTGGGTCAGGAAATCCTTCATGAGGGTCTCAAGAACGTCACTGCCGGTGCCGACCCAATGCAGTTGAAGATTGGTATAGACAAAGCCGTCGTCGCGGCTGTTGATGCAATTACCGCACAGAGCCGTGCTGTTAATACACATGCGGAGATTTTACAGGTTGCCTCAATCGCAGCCAATGATCCTGCAAACGACAGTGATATCGGGGCTACCGTCGCTGAAGCTCTTGAAAGGGTGGGGAACGACGGTGCGATCACGATTGAGGAAGGCAAAACCTCAGAAACAGCCGTTGATATTGTTGAAGGTATGCAGTTCGATCGCGGGTTCCTCTCACCGAATTTTGTAACGGACGTGCAGGCACAGGTGGTCGAATTTGAGAATCCTTTTGTGCTCATCAATACCGAGAAAATTTCCACAGTGGCGGATCTTGTGCCGATTATGGAAAAGACGATGCAACTCGGCAGACCCTTGTTCATTATCGCTGAGGATGTTGAAGGGGAAGCACTCTCTACATTGGTGGTGAATAAACTCCGTGGCAACCTGCAAGTGGCTGCCGTTAAAGCCCCCGGTTTCGGTGATAGACGTAAAGAGATGTTGGAAGACATTGCAATCCTGACGGGGGGTCAGGTCATCTCTGAAGAGACGGGTATCCGTTTAGAAAACATTGTTGTCGGCATGCTCGGAACGGCTCGACGCGTCGTTGTTGACAAGGATAACACGACAATCGTTGGCGGCAGTGGTGCCAAAGAAGCGGTTGACGGGAGAGTCGCACAGATTCGGACGCAGATAGAGGAAACGACTTCCGAGTACGACCAAGAGAAGTTGGAAGAACGGCTTGCGAAACTCGCAGGTGGCGTTGCTGTTGTCAATGTGGGTGCTGCGACAGAAGTCGAGATGAAGGAGAAGAAGGCTCGATTTGAAGATGCTCTCGCCGCAACGCGTGCCGCAGTTGAGGAAGGCATCGTCCCTGGGGGAGGCACAGCACTCTTACGCGCCGCAGCGTCTCTGAGTGGGGTGGAACTCGACGGAGACCAAGAAACAGGACTCAATATCATCCAGCGCAGTTTGCTCTCACCCGTGCGTGCGATTGCAGAGAATGCGGGTATGGAGGGTTCGGTTGTTGTTGCCAAAGTCCAGGAGGGTGAAGGGAATTACGGTTTCAACGCCGCAACGTCTGAATACGGCGACATGCTTGAAGAGGGGATTGTGGATCCGACAAAAGTTGTCCGATCAGCGCTTCAAAACGCTTCGAGTATCGCAGGCTTGCTGTTGACGACGGAGACGCTCATTACAGAGATTGAAGAGCCACCGGATCCTGCAGCCGCCGCCGTTGATCCACATGCTGGACACTTCCATTAGGCTTATTCATCGTTAGGCGCTTTCATGAAGATTAAGTAATGTGGGCAGGCACAAGACCTGCCCCTACAATTGTTTTTCGATCATATTACCGAAATATCTATTTAAACTTCATCAAAGTACCCATCTATACAAATACACAACTTTCTATCCGGCACTGTGTCTAATACCGTGCCTCCATCCCGCTATCCCAATCACAATCGAGACAAAACATCACCTCTGGTCCTAAATACTGGATGTTTTTGCCGCCACACTCCGGACACATTTTTACCGACTTTTCGGATTCATCCTTTTCACCGTGTTGGAGTATGTTCAAATAATAGACCTTTAGCACACCCGGATAGCGGTGCCCCATCGGACAGCGGATTAGATCTGAACTATCATTTTCAAAACGTTCCATTGTTTCTCGAAGGAACGTCAACCGGCGGTGGCAGATCGGACACGGATTAGGAGTCAATTCCTTCAGGACGATCACGTCAGTATTTTCGTGTTGGATGGAGACGGGCAAGGCGAGGTGGTGCGCGACTTGCAAATGGGATATGCCTTGACCCCCGAGTTTTTCTGCGAGTTCAGAAACGAGTTTCGCGTAACTTTGTGGGCTTAGGACGACTTCTGTCGGAATCATCGTTCCGCCCTTTAAGCTGGAGAGAAGCTGATAGATGCGTTCTAAAATGGGCTGCCACCCCCTATACCTTCTTCATAACAGGAGTGCACTATACTGCCCTGCCTTCGGTTGGCTCAGAAACCGATGTCCGTTCATTACTACGCGCGAGCGGTGAAGATGATACGCCTCTTTGGGAGCGGTAAGCGTCCGCTGACTGGTTCCGAATCAGAATAAGGTCGTCCCCGTCACGTTCAATAATATCGTCCTGCATTAATGTGATTTCAAATTTTCGCATGCTGGTCATGAAGTTGATAGTGACGCGCGCTGCTGCCTCCAACTTAATCTGCCAACCGGTTTCTGTTTTCGTCCGAGTGAACCGATCACTAATATCGAGGGACTGCATCTGCGCGGCGTTGACGATTACACCGCTTGTTGCCTGTGTTTGCTTTTGGGGTTCGACAACACTCTCGTTATTATTTTGGTCCGCCATGTTGCACTTCACCTCTATCAAGTTTGAATTGAGCATATCCTAACATAGAAAATCGTCTGTTGTCAAACCTATTTTTTCTCTGTTTTTCTGTAGGAGCGGCAGCTCCCGAGCAAAACATCCAATTCTGGATGCTGACGCTTTGTAGATTCCCAACAATCTCTTCCTAAATTAAAACATCGGGTTGACAGTGATCCCTTAATTGGGCTATAATATGTTGTGAAAGGAATTAATCCAGATATGCGATTCACCTATTTTTTGCCGGGGTGGATAGTTCTGCTCGGTATCGGCGTTGTCATCGGTATAACCGTATTTGTTTATTTGCGGATAGCGCGTCCATTGCCTCCGAGGTACCGATTCTTGCTCATTCTGCTGCGGATCGCTGCAGCGTCGATCCTGCTCGGTTGTCTCTTAGCCCCCGTTGTCATGGAAAAGAAAGACATCACACCACCGACGCACCTCTCCATCTTGGTGGATACCTCACGAAGTATGCGGCTCGTTGATGCCCCGATGCGCGAGATACCTGTGTCAAGACTCAATCAGGTGAATCAACTGCTTTTCGATGTCCCAGGTCAATTCCTGCAGACCTTACAAGATAAGTTTTATGTTCATCTCTATCCTTTCAATACGCGTCTGCAACAGAGCGTTCTCTTAGCACAAGAAGGGGATTCTCCAACGCCACACTTAGAGACGGAAGGGGCACTCACTGACATTGGCGGTGCTATACGGGAGGCAGCAGCCGCATGGAAGGGGCAACAAACTGCCGGTATTGTTCTTTTTACAGATGGTGCCCATAATTCTGGAGAGTTCCCTTTGGAAGCGATCACTGCATTGGAGGTGCCGATCTACCCGATA is a genomic window of Candidatus Poribacteria bacterium containing:
- the groL gene encoding chaperonin GroEL, with the translated sequence MPAKQIIFDEEARVALKRGADTLADAVKVTLGPRGRNVVIQKSFGAPLVTCDGVTVAKEIELPDPYENMGAQLLESIATKTNDVAGDGTTTATLLGQEILHEGLKNVTAGADPMQLKIGIDKAVVAAVDAITAQSRAVNTHAEILQVASIAANDPANDSDIGATVAEALERVGNDGAITIEEGKTSETAVDIVEGMQFDRGFLSPNFVTDVQAQVVEFENPFVLINTEKISTVADLVPIMEKTMQLGRPLFIIAEDVEGEALSTLVVNKLRGNLQVAAVKAPGFGDRRKEMLEDIAILTGGQVISEETGIRLENIVVGMLGTARRVVVDKDNTTIVGGSGAKEAVDGRVAQIRTQIEETTSEYDQEKLEERLAKLAGGVAVVNVGAATEVEMKEKKARFEDALAATRAAVEEGIVPGGGTALLRAAASLSGVELDGDQETGLNIIQRSLLSPVRAIAENAGMEGSVVVAKVQEGEGNYGFNAATSEYGDMLEEGIVDPTKVVRSALQNASSIAGLLLTTETLITEIEEPPDPAAAAVDPHAGHFH
- a CDS encoding transposase — translated: MRKAYGFKLQSQKNVIKLGNMIDEMWGIHLHILLLSRRYRRMFGKDVSAYKLKKHIAKLKKRTKPHWKDLPSQVVQDVVLRYGKSQDAFFQNKKDRKAGLTNRKVGRPKIKPRHKYNSMTFTQAGYQLEDNRIKINCIDTWFSFHKHRDIKGLIKTITIKRDRCGDYWIYFSCENVDDSEPKPKTGKSAGFDYGNKTFLTSDAGDKIQSPQFLKQSLKTLQSLNKTLSRKVKGSGNWYRACRALARLHRKIARQRFDWQWKLATELCTEFDTLCFETLNLDGMKRLWGRTVSDHAFYQFLQILEQKCTKHGKNLVKISQWTATTKPCSDCGHPNKELSLSDRQWTCPECGSHHDRDVNAAINIKRAGLAA
- a CDS encoding fibronectin/fibrinogen-binding protein, with the translated sequence MSYDSLALRLVVQELRETLLGGTIRHIEQANPHTFSFRIGRGVQTHWLTLSAHSLHARAHLIQKPPSGQKQSYLADFLTTHLRRGTITAIEQLGWDRILKITVQPVSDEPIQPPPKAIIAEFMGKHSNIILIDATDDRILESLKRIDETMSRHREILPGETYMLPPQQEKLNPLTLDEAAFTELVGGQAEVRWRYLFNKIDGLSPTLAKEIVARAPETGLWEAYQQVIDCFDVAQASPQLLMDGGEPIAASAMALHQFPQASSQVFDTMSDALTAYYEAVTLKENIVSERRTLTQALKKQENLLQRKADGLHADLGRAEKAEDYRIQGELLLANLHAMTRGQKQVALQNYYSPDLEMLSIPLNPEQSPSENAQAYFKKYTKAKRGHSRIQQLISDIEADQETLRLYASKLEAADSLEALQRLRTEFVANGYLKSPQRGKQKQEVGDGPFRRYTSVNGFQMYVGRNSQSNDLLLRQIAKPRDMWLHAKQIHGSHVIIRNPENRQDIPMPTLLQAAQLAAYYSKAHHASNVPVDYTWARYVVKRKGNVAGYVHYTREKTLFVEPAVPSRKE